In Geoalkalibacter sp., a single genomic region encodes these proteins:
- a CDS encoding SDR family NAD(P)-dependent oxidoreductase: protein MFDFKGKTLVLTGANGGITKSIAKTFYELGANMVLTDLDEKGLKAFAKELDPSGKIVIPVKVDVSKSEECDAAAKIAKDNFGGVDFLVTGAGLYRDQLIATMTDAQWRETIGVNLDGVFYFCRNMIPLLRDGGAVVNIASMAAHRGSYQHAHYSAAKGATLSFSRSLALELAPRIRVNSISPGLIDTPLIQPLLKVKGPQLIDSTALKRLGRPEEVAQLVAYLCSDWASFITGESIHINGGLYIAG from the coding sequence ATGTTCGATTTTAAAGGAAAAACCCTTGTTTTGACTGGTGCCAATGGCGGTATTACTAAAAGCATCGCCAAAACGTTCTATGAGTTAGGCGCTAACATGGTCCTTACTGACCTGGATGAAAAGGGGTTGAAAGCATTCGCTAAAGAGCTCGACCCGAGCGGCAAAATTGTAATTCCAGTAAAGGTTGACGTCTCGAAATCTGAAGAATGTGATGCGGCTGCCAAAATCGCCAAAGATAATTTCGGCGGTGTGGACTTTCTGGTAACCGGTGCTGGACTGTATCGGGACCAGCTTATTGCAACCATGACGGATGCTCAATGGCGAGAGACTATCGGTGTGAACCTGGATGGTGTTTTTTATTTTTGCCGCAACATGATTCCCCTTCTGCGCGACGGAGGTGCTGTCGTTAATATCGCATCGATGGCAGCCCATAGGGGCAGTTATCAGCATGCACATTATTCCGCCGCAAAAGGCGCAACGCTCAGCTTCTCGCGCAGTCTGGCGTTGGAATTGGCGCCAAGGATTCGCGTTAACTCTATCTCGCCCGGGCTAATCGACACTCCGTTGATCCAACCTCTACTGAAGGTGAAAGGCCCACAGCTCATCGATTCGACTGCACTGAAAAGGTTAGGACGTCCGGAAGAAGTTGCGCAGCTTGTAGCCTATCTTTGCAGTGACTGGGCAAGCTTCATAACCGGCGAATCGATTCATATCAACGGGGGGCTTTATATCGCCGGATGA
- a CDS encoding FAD-binding oxidoreductase has product MLTLAIVKKLETIVGAKNVYTGKSDLILYSYDATQQKFLPEVVVRPASTAEIARVMQLANAEMIPVFPRGAGSGFTGGSLPTKGGIVLTTERMDRILEIDEENLIATVEPGVVTEQFQLAVEKVGLFYPPDPASLKFSTLGGNVAECAGGPRCVKYGVTKDYILGLEVVTPTGDVITTGGPTMKGVVGYDLTKLMCGSEGTLGIITKIVIKLLPLPEAKKTMLVLFDSIDGAAQAVSAIIRGKIIPTTLEFMDGRTIDCVRQATGLQVPESARAVLIIEVDGDREFLDKQAEKIAGIIRPLGVVETRIAETPAESEALWQIRRSVSASLRKVNPDKFNEDICVPRSKVPEMIRKIDAIAERHGIPIVNFGHAGDGNIHVNIMIDKKVPGELEKAEQAIEEVFKGALELGGTMSGEHGVGIAKAPYIPLEITPQAAAYMKTIKRALDPNNILNPGKIFLED; this is encoded by the coding sequence ATGCTGACATTAGCTATCGTAAAAAAACTCGAAACAATCGTCGGCGCCAAAAACGTCTACACCGGCAAGTCCGACCTGATTCTCTACAGCTATGACGCCACCCAGCAGAAGTTCCTGCCCGAGGTGGTGGTCCGCCCCGCTTCCACCGCCGAGATCGCCCGCGTCATGCAGCTGGCCAACGCCGAGATGATCCCGGTCTTCCCGCGCGGCGCGGGGAGCGGCTTCACCGGCGGCTCGCTGCCGACGAAGGGGGGGATCGTCCTGACCACCGAGCGGATGGACCGCATCCTGGAGATCGACGAGGAGAACCTGATCGCCACCGTCGAGCCGGGCGTCGTCACCGAACAGTTCCAATTGGCGGTGGAGAAGGTCGGTCTCTTCTACCCGCCCGACCCGGCTTCGCTGAAGTTCAGCACCCTCGGCGGCAACGTCGCCGAGTGCGCCGGCGGCCCGCGCTGCGTCAAGTACGGCGTCACCAAGGACTATATCCTCGGTCTGGAGGTCGTCACCCCCACCGGCGATGTCATCACCACCGGCGGCCCGACCATGAAGGGGGTCGTCGGCTACGACCTGACCAAGCTGATGTGCGGCTCGGAGGGGACCCTGGGGATCATCACCAAGATTGTCATCAAGCTGCTGCCCCTGCCCGAGGCGAAGAAGACCATGCTGGTGCTTTTCGATTCCATCGACGGCGCGGCGCAGGCGGTCTCGGCGATCATTCGCGGCAAGATCATCCCCACCACCCTCGAATTCATGGACGGCCGCACCATCGACTGCGTCCGCCAGGCGACCGGCCTGCAGGTGCCCGAGAGCGCCCGCGCCGTGCTGATCATCGAGGTCGACGGCGACCGGGAGTTCCTCGACAAGCAGGCAGAAAAAATCGCCGGGATCATCCGCCCCCTGGGCGTGGTCGAGACCCGCATCGCCGAGACGCCGGCCGAGAGCGAGGCCCTCTGGCAGATCCGCCGCTCCGTCTCGGCGTCGCTGCGCAAGGTCAACCCCGACAAGTTCAACGAGGACATCTGCGTGCCCCGCTCGAAGGTGCCGGAGATGATCCGCAAGATCGACGCCATCGCCGAGCGCCACGGCATCCCGATCGTCAACTTCGGCCACGCCGGCGACGGCAACATCCACGTCAACATCATGATCGACAAGAAGGTGCCGGGCGAGCTGGAGAAGGCGGAGCAGGCGATCGAGGAGGTCTTCAAGGGAGCGCTGGAACTCGGCGGCACCATGAGCGGCGAGCACGGCGTCGGCATCGCCAAGGCCCCCTACATCCCGCTGGAGATCACGCCGCAGGCCGCCGCCTACATGAAGACCATCAAGCGCGCCCTCGACCCGAACAATATTCTCAACCCAGGGAAGATTTTTCTGGAGGACTAA
- a CDS encoding (Fe-S)-binding protein, which produces MSKLKQLEAFREEIEQCVKCGACRAHCPVFAAEKYEGRVARGKVALAQSLLAGEVDLEEKVLEDMSQCLLCGSCKAQCPNKVPTDEIVAAVRRRIAEQKGLSSFGKGIAAVLGRPKLMNALAKTGGAFSALLFKKLPKDSGLRLRFPAPYLEADRTLPPITARPFRERVPEVIPGQAGQPTVAFFTGCGINYMYPAVGEAFLQALKFLGVTVVIPKDQACCGLPAVSAGAAGTVEKLAAQNLAALTRHKVDYVVTACASCNAGIGKVYGDLGEEYRQLGAKTRDIFVFLVEQGLPGKLAALPKAARRTRVTYHDPCHLRTQGITKEPRAILKALPQVEFVEMAAAGTCCGLGGTYSVYHYETSKQIGAKKAASIAESGAELVATDCPGCIMQLQDSINHAGGGQRAVHILELLAEALPE; this is translated from the coding sequence ATGAGCAAACTGAAACAACTCGAAGCATTCCGTGAAGAGATCGAGCAGTGCGTCAAGTGCGGTGCCTGCCGCGCCCACTGCCCGGTGTTCGCCGCGGAGAAATACGAAGGCCGGGTCGCCCGGGGCAAGGTGGCCCTGGCCCAGTCGCTGCTCGCCGGCGAGGTCGATCTCGAGGAGAAGGTGCTCGAGGACATGAGCCAGTGCCTGCTCTGCGGCAGCTGCAAGGCCCAGTGCCCGAACAAGGTGCCGACCGACGAGATCGTCGCCGCCGTGCGCCGGCGCATCGCCGAGCAGAAGGGGCTCTCCAGCTTCGGCAAGGGGATCGCCGCCGTGCTCGGCCGGCCGAAGCTGATGAACGCCCTGGCCAAGACCGGCGGCGCCTTCTCCGCGCTGCTGTTCAAAAAGCTGCCGAAGGACAGCGGCCTGCGCCTGCGCTTCCCCGCCCCCTACCTGGAAGCCGACCGTACACTGCCGCCGATCACCGCCCGCCCCTTCCGCGAGCGGGTGCCCGAGGTGATCCCCGGCCAGGCGGGGCAACCGACCGTCGCCTTTTTCACCGGCTGCGGCATCAATTACATGTACCCGGCGGTGGGCGAGGCCTTCCTGCAGGCGCTGAAATTTCTCGGCGTCACCGTGGTCATCCCGAAAGACCAGGCCTGCTGCGGCCTGCCGGCGGTGAGCGCCGGGGCAGCCGGGACGGTCGAGAAGCTGGCAGCCCAGAATCTCGCCGCCCTCACCCGGCACAAGGTCGACTACGTCGTCACCGCCTGCGCCTCCTGCAACGCCGGTATCGGCAAGGTCTACGGCGATCTGGGGGAGGAATACCGGCAGCTCGGGGCGAAGACGCGCGACATCTTTGTCTTCCTCGTCGAGCAGGGCCTGCCCGGGAAGCTGGCGGCGCTCCCCAAAGCGGCCAGGCGCACGCGGGTCACCTACCACGACCCCTGCCACTTGCGTACCCAGGGAATCACCAAAGAGCCGCGGGCGATCCTCAAGGCGCTGCCGCAGGTCGAGTTCGTCGAGATGGCCGCGGCCGGCACCTGCTGCGGGCTCGGCGGCACCTACTCGGTCTACCACTACGAAACCAGCAAGCAGATCGGCGCCAAGAAGGCGGCCAGCATCGCCGAATCCGGCGCCGAACTGGTCGCCACCGACTGTCCGGGCTGCATCATGCAGCTGCAGGACTCCATCAACCATGCTGGCGGCGGCCAGCGCGCCGTCCACATCCTGGAGCTGCTGGCCGAGGCGCTGCCGGAATAA
- a CDS encoding MoaD/ThiS family protein, with protein MKITIKLYGVLRMNRFKEETREYPEGTTVKGVIEDLAFPGKLLGAVVVNDVHANVEQVLGDGDCLMILPLLDGG; from the coding sequence GTGAAAATCACTATTAAGCTTTATGGCGTTTTGCGGATGAATCGCTTTAAGGAGGAAACCCGCGAATATCCTGAAGGGACGACGGTTAAAGGGGTAATTGAAGACCTTGCCTTCCCTGGCAAACTGCTTGGCGCTGTGGTGGTCAACGATGTGCATGCAAATGTTGAGCAAGTTCTTGGCGATGGGGACTGTTTAATGATTTTGCCTCTGCTTGATGGGGGTTAA